The Leucobacter sp. UCMA 4100 genome window below encodes:
- a CDS encoding cytochrome c biogenesis CcdA family protein: MGLQAIVADGQLFVAMLIALLAGLISFASPCVLPLVPGYLAYVGGVAGDGGEKQARWRVALGALLFVLGFTIVFVALNALAGSVGAWLFVYQDVLLQVMGVIVILMGLVFLGLFSRMQNTRRLKIKPRVGLAGAPLLGMVFGLGWAPCMGPTLGTIMALSLTEGSMSRAVLLAIGYSLGLGLPFILLALGFGWMSGVTAFLRKHIRAINIAGGVLMILIGLVMVTGLWGVFMSHLQVVIDGFVPPL, translated from the coding sequence GTGGGGTTACAGGCAATCGTCGCTGACGGGCAACTCTTTGTTGCCATGCTCATCGCACTTCTCGCGGGACTCATCTCGTTTGCCTCACCCTGCGTGTTGCCACTCGTGCCCGGCTACCTCGCCTACGTTGGCGGCGTCGCGGGTGACGGGGGAGAGAAGCAGGCAAGGTGGCGGGTCGCGCTCGGCGCCCTGCTCTTTGTGCTCGGCTTCACCATTGTTTTTGTCGCCTTGAACGCCCTTGCCGGCAGCGTCGGTGCGTGGCTCTTCGTGTATCAGGACGTGCTGTTGCAGGTCATGGGCGTCATCGTGATTCTCATGGGCCTCGTATTTCTGGGGCTCTTCAGCCGCATGCAAAACACGCGGCGGCTCAAGATCAAACCCCGCGTTGGCCTCGCCGGTGCCCCGCTGCTGGGCATGGTCTTTGGCCTCGGGTGGGCGCCCTGCATGGGCCCGACGCTCGGCACGATCATGGCGCTCAGCCTCACCGAGGGCTCGATGTCGCGCGCCGTGCTGCTCGCGATCGGCTACTCGCTCGGGCTCGGCCTGCCCTTCATCTTGCTCGCGCTCGGTTTCGGCTGGATGTCGGGCGTTACCGCCTTTTTGCGTAAGCACATTCGCGCGATTAACATCGCGGGCGGAGTTCTCATGATTCTCATCGGCCTCGTCATGGTGACGGGGCTGTGGGGAGTCTTCATGTCTCATTTGCAGGTGGTGATCGATGGTTTCGTCCCGCCCCTCTGA
- a CDS encoding histidine phosphatase family protein, whose amino-acid sequence MTGKQLHLVRHGEVYNPDRVLYGRIPGFVLSDLGHEMASAAADELKASGRLVARLFASPLERAQQSAAPVSAALGLPIETEDRIIEPSNWFEGKVNHGPGAEFKKPRNWHKFWNPFRPSWGEPYRSVATRVRAAMDDAWQSTPEGDIVMVSHQSPIWMAHLDIAGEKLWHNPAKRRCDLSSITSFEKRGDTWVEVGYRVPAAPLYGGSVDVGAV is encoded by the coding sequence GTGACTGGCAAGCAACTTCACCTCGTTCGCCACGGAGAGGTCTATAACCCTGATCGGGTGCTCTACGGGCGTATTCCGGGCTTCGTTCTTTCTGACCTTGGCCACGAAATGGCGAGCGCGGCAGCCGATGAGCTTAAGGCCTCGGGCCGCTTGGTTGCGCGCCTCTTTGCGTCGCCGCTCGAACGCGCGCAGCAGTCTGCTGCTCCCGTCTCGGCGGCGCTCGGCCTGCCGATCGAGACTGAAGATCGCATCATCGAGCCGTCAAACTGGTTCGAGGGCAAGGTGAATCACGGCCCTGGCGCCGAGTTCAAGAAGCCCCGCAACTGGCACAAGTTTTGGAACCCATTCAGGCCGAGCTGGGGCGAGCCCTACCGTTCGGTCGCGACCCGCGTGCGCGCGGCGATGGACGATGCCTGGCAGTCAACGCCCGAGGGTGACATCGTGATGGTGAGCCACCAGTCGCCGATCTGGATGGCGCACCTCGACATCGCGGGCGAGAAGCTCTGGCACAACCCGGCGAAGCGCCGGTGCGACCTCTCAAGCATTACCTCGTTTGAAAAGCGCGGTGACACGTGGGTCGAGGTTGGCTACCGTGTGCCCGCGGCGCCGCTCTATGGCGGCTCGGTTGATGTGGGGGCCGTGTAA
- a CDS encoding TlpA family protein disulfide reductase, which translates to MKLRRVGRFAAATLGVSLAVGLAACSSSPDTLSQQWEDASDKGYIAGDGSTTSIAPEARTEAVEFEGTGENGDPISSADFAGHVTVVNFWYAGCAPCRAEAPDLIAAYDEFDDQDVKFLGVNTRDGEAVSRGFTEEFGIEYDSILDTVGDRGVQRAFAGKIPLNAVPTTLVLDTEGRVAHRVLGQIAGESQLRTLISETLDESGS; encoded by the coding sequence ATGAAGCTTCGTCGTGTTGGCCGTTTCGCGGCCGCAACCCTTGGCGTCTCGCTTGCCGTCGGCCTCGCCGCCTGCAGCTCGTCGCCCGATACGCTCTCGCAGCAGTGGGAAGACGCGTCTGACAAGGGCTATATCGCCGGTGATGGATCAACCACGAGCATCGCTCCCGAGGCCCGTACCGAGGCGGTCGAGTTTGAAGGCACGGGCGAGAATGGCGACCCGATCAGCAGCGCTGACTTCGCGGGCCACGTCACGGTCGTGAACTTTTGGTACGCGGGCTGTGCTCCGTGCCGGGCCGAGGCACCCGACCTCATCGCGGCCTACGACGAGTTCGATGACCAAGACGTGAAGTTCTTGGGCGTGAACACCCGTGACGGCGAGGCTGTCTCGCGTGGGTTCACCGAGGAATTTGGGATTGAGTACGACTCGATCCTCGACACCGTCGGCGATCGCGGCGTGCAGCGCGCGTTCGCGGGCAAGATTCCGCTCAATGCTGTCCCGACGACCCTTGTGCTCGACACCGAGGGCCGCGTCGCGCACCGAGTGCTCGGCCAGATTGCTGGCGAGTCGCAGCTGCGCACCCTGATCTCTGAAACGCTCGACGAGTCGGGCTCATAG
- a CDS encoding ArsR/SmtB family transcription factor, which produces MPDIFGVIADATRRDILQVLLEHHDSENGVSVSEIVAQLETSQPTVSKHLKVLREAELVTVREEGQHRFYSLNAEPLELVEDFVIPFLSAGFETEVSVEYLDADGELLPDPTEEVLPGGLHEAAEAVGRAAAVAQSQVKQLVARFKFPSS; this is translated from the coding sequence ATGCCAGACATTTTTGGAGTGATTGCAGACGCGACGAGGCGCGACATACTGCAGGTGCTGCTTGAGCACCACGACAGTGAGAACGGCGTGAGTGTCTCTGAGATTGTTGCGCAGCTTGAAACGAGCCAGCCCACCGTCTCAAAGCACCTCAAGGTTCTGCGTGAGGCAGAGCTCGTGACCGTGCGCGAAGAGGGCCAACACCGTTTCTACTCGCTCAACGCTGAACCGCTCGAGCTTGTTGAAGACTTCGTGATTCCCTTCCTCTCGGCCGGGTTCGAGACCGAGGTTTCGGTCGAGTACCTCGACGCTGACGGTGAACTGCTGCCCGACCCGACCGAAGAAGTCTTGCCCGGCGGCCTGCACGAGGCAGCCGAAGCGGTAGGGCGCGCGGCCGCTGTGGCGCAGAGCCAGGTGAAGCAGCTTGTTGCTCGTTTTAAGTTTCCCTCAAGTTAA
- a CDS encoding TrkH family potassium uptake protein, whose translation MHRLLEASPSRVVIGVFLVLTATFTILLMQPNASTSGKATPLVDALFTAVSAVSVTGLSTVDMGSHWSPLGEVIVVLAFQIGGIGALTLASILALVVTRKLGLRQRILAASDTNLYGPNPRNISGDKQAIGFGDVGSLLKSVALSLIVIEATLTVLISARLLAEGMSFSHALWNGYYLAASSFTNTGFVPFSDGLDTFATDPYMLAVLSVGVFLGSIGFPVIFALYRYVVKGGWKAHRRLGLHAKLTLITSLALVIFGWVLIGGLEWNNDATLASLSAGDAIMSSGYTSIMTRSGGLGILDTANMNGSTLLIIDMLMFVGGGSASTAGGIKVTTLAVLFLAAYAEARGNEDMQAFGRRIPVQVLRLAVSIVIWGTTLVLTASVIILHITNAPLEHVLLEVISAFGTCGLSVGLSETLPPAGKVVLAITMWAGRVGTVTLAAAVASTSRKTFYRFPEERPIVG comes from the coding sequence ATGCACCGCCTGCTCGAGGCTTCGCCCTCGCGTGTGGTTATCGGGGTTTTTCTCGTACTCACGGCCACGTTCACGATCTTGCTCATGCAGCCGAACGCATCGACATCGGGCAAGGCGACCCCGCTCGTTGACGCACTCTTCACTGCGGTCTCGGCCGTTTCGGTGACCGGCCTCTCGACCGTCGACATGGGCTCGCACTGGTCGCCCCTCGGCGAGGTCATTGTCGTCTTGGCCTTTCAAATCGGCGGTATCGGCGCCCTCACGCTCGCGAGCATTCTCGCCCTCGTGGTGACCCGCAAGCTCGGCCTCAGGCAGCGTATTCTCGCGGCGAGCGACACGAACCTCTACGGCCCGAACCCGCGCAACATCTCCGGCGACAAGCAGGCGATCGGCTTTGGCGACGTGGGCAGCCTGCTCAAGTCAGTCGCGCTCAGCCTCATCGTGATCGAGGCGACGCTCACGGTGCTCATCTCTGCACGCCTGCTCGCCGAGGGCATGAGCTTTTCGCACGCCCTCTGGAACGGCTACTACCTCGCGGCTTCGTCGTTCACAAACACCGGCTTCGTGCCCTTCTCTGACGGGCTCGACACCTTTGCGACCGACCCGTACATGCTCGCGGTCTTAAGCGTGGGCGTGTTTCTTGGCAGCATCGGCTTTCCCGTCATCTTTGCCCTGTACCGCTACGTCGTGAAGGGCGGGTGGAAGGCGCACCGCAGGCTCGGCCTGCACGCGAAGCTCACCCTCATCACCTCGCTCGCGCTCGTCATTTTCGGCTGGGTGCTCATTGGCGGTCTTGAGTGGAACAACGACGCAACCCTCGCCTCTCTCTCAGCGGGAGACGCAATCATGTCGAGCGGCTACACCTCGATCATGACGCGCTCTGGCGGGCTCGGCATTCTCGACACCGCCAATATGAACGGGTCGACATTGCTCATCATCGACATGCTCATGTTTGTTGGCGGCGGATCGGCGTCGACCGCTGGCGGCATCAAGGTCACCACCCTCGCCGTGTTGTTTCTCGCGGCCTACGCTGAGGCCCGCGGTAACGAAGACATGCAGGCCTTCGGCCGCCGCATCCCGGTGCAGGTGCTTCGCCTCGCCGTCTCGATCGTGATCTGGGGCACGACCCTCGTGCTCACCGCCTCGGTCATTATTCTGCACATCACGAACGCCCCGCTTGAACACGTGCTGCTCGAGGTCATTAGCGCCTTCGGCACCTGCGGGCTCTCGGTCGGGCTCTCTGAGACACTGCCGCCAGCCGGCAAGGTTGTGCTCGCAATCACCATGTGGGCGGGCCGCGTTGGCACCGTCACCCTTGCGGCTGCCGTCGCCTCGACGAGCCGCAAGACCTTCTACCGTTTTCCCGAAGAAAGGCCCATCGTTGGTTAA
- a CDS encoding Dabb family protein, with the protein MLRHIVSWKLNGETLAERDAQAERVRAVIEPLRDSIAEVRALSLHRNELHDGANFDLTLIADFDDEAGLAAYAVHPEHQPAIALLKELAAGRVATDFTI; encoded by the coding sequence ATGCTGCGACACATTGTGAGCTGGAAGCTGAACGGCGAGACTCTGGCCGAACGCGACGCGCAGGCAGAGCGCGTGCGCGCGGTCATCGAGCCGCTTCGAGACTCGATCGCCGAGGTGCGCGCCCTGAGCCTGCACCGCAATGAGCTGCACGACGGCGCAAACTTCGACCTCACCCTCATCGCCGACTTTGACGACGAGGCGGGCCTTGCAGCCTACGCCGTGCACCCCGAGCACCAGCCCGCGATCGCGCTGCTCAAGGAGCTCGCCGCTGGCCGCGTGGCCACCGACTTCACGATCTAG
- a CDS encoding potassium channel family protein, giving the protein MVNTRTDYPVLVIGLGRFGAATAGELDRLDHEVLAIEQHPQLVQKWADRITHVVEANATSMEALKQLGADQFGAAVLAVGDSIESSVLIAANLVDLGIPQIWAKAMSHSHGKILERIGVHHVIYPEREAGERVAHLISGAMLDFIEFDENFVIAKLRPPRVIQSLPLSQSQVRTRHKVTITGVKKVGSPFDYATPDTVIDPSDLIIVAGSSQAVEHFSSLD; this is encoded by the coding sequence TTGGTTAACACACGCACTGACTACCCGGTTCTCGTCATCGGGCTCGGCCGCTTTGGTGCTGCCACCGCCGGCGAGCTCGACCGCCTCGACCACGAGGTGCTCGCGATCGAGCAGCACCCGCAGCTCGTCCAGAAGTGGGCCGACCGCATCACCCACGTCGTCGAGGCCAACGCAACCTCGATGGAGGCCCTCAAGCAGCTCGGCGCCGACCAGTTCGGTGCCGCCGTGCTCGCGGTGGGCGACTCGATCGAGTCGAGCGTGCTCATCGCAGCGAACCTCGTCGACCTTGGCATTCCTCAGATCTGGGCGAAGGCGATGTCGCACTCGCACGGCAAGATTCTCGAGCGCATCGGCGTGCACCACGTGATCTACCCGGAGCGCGAGGCCGGCGAGCGCGTCGCCCACCTCATCAGCGGTGCGATGCTCGACTTCATCGAGTTCGACGAGAACTTTGTCATCGCGAAGCTGCGCCCGCCGCGCGTCATTCAGAGCCTGCCGCTCAGCCAGTCGCAGGTGCGCACGCGCCACAAGGTCACGATCACGGGCGTCAAGAAGGTCGGTTCACCGTTCGACTACGCGACCCCCGACACCGTGATCGACCCGAGCGACCTCATCATCGTCGCGGGTTCGTCGCAGGCGGTCGAGCACTTCTCTTCGCTCGACTAA
- the aspS gene encoding aspartate--tRNA(Asn) ligase: MKNRELIKNLAAREDGTVTVSGWVEKVRDQRHVQFVVLRDETGAVQLVNGGVLREADPENPRSDILLTRTETITHLELGSFVTVTGELQHNERVKLGGVEIQIETIEVVSHSLAETRTTPDSHIDVRLDWRFLDLRRPEQNLIFRVQTTFEHALREVWMNREFIEIHTPKLMASASESRAELFEVDYFDGKAYLAQSPQFFKQMAQAAGFGGIFEIGPAFRADPSFTSRHATEFTSVDTELSWIESHEDVMELHEELIVAGLTAVKEKHGEAIKKAFNIDITVPERPFPRIPLAEAKEIVKERGYEVPRADADMDPEGERQISAYVREKYGHDFVFLTEYHESIRPFYHMRSEEDSSLTKSYDLIYNGTEISTGAQREHRIEVLEAQALEKGMDLKELEFYLDFFRYGMPPHGGFGMGLNRVIMLMLGQSSIREVTYLFRGPTRLKP, from the coding sequence GTGAAGAACCGTGAGTTGATCAAGAATCTTGCCGCCCGTGAAGACGGCACCGTAACCGTTTCAGGCTGGGTCGAAAAGGTACGCGACCAGCGCCACGTGCAGTTCGTGGTGCTTCGTGACGAGACCGGAGCCGTACAGCTGGTGAACGGCGGTGTACTGCGCGAGGCCGACCCCGAGAACCCCCGCTCAGACATTCTGCTCACCCGCACCGAGACCATCACGCACCTCGAGCTCGGCTCGTTCGTGACCGTCACCGGTGAGCTGCAGCACAACGAGCGCGTCAAGCTCGGCGGTGTCGAAATTCAAATCGAAACCATCGAGGTGGTCTCGCACTCGCTCGCCGAGACCCGCACCACCCCCGACTCGCACATCGATGTGCGCCTCGACTGGCGCTTCCTCGACCTGCGTCGCCCCGAGCAAAACCTCATCTTCCGCGTGCAGACGACCTTCGAGCACGCGCTGCGTGAGGTGTGGATGAACCGCGAGTTCATCGAAATTCACACCCCGAAGCTCATGGCCTCAGCGTCAGAGTCACGCGCCGAACTCTTCGAGGTCGACTACTTCGACGGCAAGGCGTACCTCGCGCAGAGCCCCCAGTTCTTTAAGCAGATGGCCCAGGCCGCAGGCTTCGGCGGCATCTTCGAGATCGGCCCCGCTTTCCGCGCCGACCCCTCGTTCACCTCGCGCCACGCGACCGAGTTCACCTCGGTCGATACCGAGCTGAGCTGGATCGAATCGCACGAAGACGTCATGGAGCTGCACGAAGAGCTCATCGTTGCCGGTCTCACCGCCGTCAAAGAGAAGCACGGCGAGGCCATCAAGAAGGCCTTCAACATCGACATCACCGTGCCCGAGCGCCCCTTCCCGCGCATCCCGCTCGCAGAGGCGAAAGAGATCGTCAAGGAGCGCGGCTACGAGGTGCCCCGCGCCGACGCCGACATGGACCCAGAGGGCGAGCGCCAGATCTCGGCTTACGTGCGCGAGAAGTACGGCCACGACTTCGTCTTCTTGACCGAGTACCACGAGTCGATCCGCCCGTTCTACCACATGCGCAGCGAAGAAGACTCGTCGCTCACGAAGAGCTACGACCTCATCTACAACGGCACCGAGATCTCGACCGGCGCGCAGCGTGAGCACCGCATCGAGGTGCTCGAGGCGCAGGCCCTCGAGAAGGGCATGGACCTCAAGGAGCTCGAGTTCTACCTCGACTTCTTCCGCTACGGCATGCCCCCGCACGGCGGCTTCGGCATGGGCCTCAACCGCGTGATCATGCTCATGCTCGGCCAGTCGTCAATTCGCGAGGTCACCTACCTCTTCCGCGGCCCGACGCGCCTGAAGCCGTAG
- a CDS encoding glutaredoxin family protein, which produces MSKRVTEVTFITKLGCHLCDEARPVLEEALGELRAGGIEAQLTELNMLDDETLISQYQEDIPVVLIDGKRHSYWRVDRERFIAAVTKRAARGLRGLFRS; this is translated from the coding sequence GTGTCAAAGCGTGTGACCGAGGTGACGTTCATCACGAAGCTGGGCTGCCACCTGTGCGACGAGGCGAGGCCCGTGCTCGAAGAGGCTCTCGGCGAGCTGCGGGCGGGGGGCATTGAGGCCCAACTGACCGAGCTCAACATGCTCGACGACGAGACGCTCATCTCGCAGTACCAGGAAGACATTCCCGTGGTGCTTATCGACGGCAAGCGCCACTCGTACTGGCGGGTCGACAGGGAACGCTTTATCGCGGCGGTCACGAAGCGCGCCGCACGGGGCCTGCGCGGGCTCTTTCGTTCGTAA
- a CDS encoding M20 metallopeptidase family protein, which produces MTLMAQAEAMLPELVALRRELHQNPEVGLDLPFTQKRVLEALEGLPLEITLGTETTSIVAVLRGAKPGPAVLLRGDMDGLPVEEQTGLDYASKNGNMHACGHDLHTAGLVGAAKLLAAKQDEIAGSVIFMFQPGEEGFNGASVMIKEGVLDAAGERPVAAYGLHVGPGPRGLLATLPGPMLAGSSELHVTVHGRGGHGSMPYGAADPVVALAELVTQLQVMITRKFNVFEPVVISVTRLSAGEAVNVIPPSASLSATVRTVTQTSLDALPGFIEELASGIASAHGCTAEVNFETQYIPTVNDPAETEFAIETLREQFGEDLVQVPPHGVMGSEDFSYVLHEIPGTFYMLSATPDGIDPMSAANHSPLVQFDDAVLSVGAASLAQLALARLAK; this is translated from the coding sequence ATGACCCTCATGGCCCAAGCCGAAGCAATGCTTCCCGAACTCGTCGCCCTGCGCCGCGAGCTGCACCAGAACCCCGAGGTCGGGCTCGACCTGCCGTTCACGCAGAAGCGAGTGCTCGAGGCCCTCGAGGGTCTGCCCCTCGAGATCACCCTCGGAACCGAGACCACCTCGATCGTCGCCGTACTGCGCGGCGCGAAGCCTGGCCCCGCCGTGCTCCTGCGCGGTGACATGGACGGCCTGCCGGTCGAAGAGCAGACCGGTCTCGACTACGCCTCAAAGAATGGCAACATGCACGCCTGCGGCCACGACCTGCACACCGCGGGCCTCGTCGGCGCGGCAAAGCTGCTCGCCGCGAAGCAGGACGAGATTGCCGGCTCGGTCATCTTCATGTTCCAGCCGGGCGAAGAAGGATTCAACGGCGCGAGCGTCATGATCAAGGAGGGCGTACTCGACGCCGCCGGTGAGCGCCCCGTCGCCGCCTACGGCCTGCACGTTGGTCCCGGCCCTCGCGGTCTGCTCGCAACGTTGCCTGGCCCCATGCTTGCAGGCTCGAGCGAGCTGCACGTGACGGTTCACGGCCGCGGCGGCCACGGCTCGATGCCCTACGGCGCTGCCGACCCGGTGGTAGCCCTCGCCGAACTCGTGACGCAGCTGCAGGTCATGATCACCCGCAAGTTCAACGTCTTCGAGCCCGTCGTCATTAGCGTGACCCGCCTCAGCGCGGGCGAGGCCGTCAACGTGATTCCGCCCTCGGCATCGCTCAGCGCGACCGTGCGCACCGTGACCCAGACGAGCCTCGACGCCCTTCCCGGCTTCATCGAAGAGCTCGCATCGGGCATCGCCTCGGCGCACGGCTGCACGGCCGAGGTGAACTTCGAGACCCAGTACATCCCGACCGTGAACGACCCGGCCGAGACCGAGTTCGCCATCGAAACGCTGCGTGAGCAGTTCGGCGAAGACCTCGTGCAGGTGCCCCCTCACGGCGTCATGGGCTCAGAAGACTTCTCGTATGTGCTGCACGAGATTCCCGGAACCTTCTACATGCTCTCAGCAACCCCCGACGGCATCGACCCGATGTCTGCCGCAAACCACTCGCCGCTCGTGCAGTTCGACGACGCGGTGCTGTCGGTTGGCGCTGCCTCGCTCGCGCAGCTCGCGCTGGCGCGGCTCGCGAAGTAG
- a CDS encoding MFS transporter, translating to MNANNTTPQQGAAVKVGAVVGFLIFVELTSGFIQGYYLPLFGSIAQHLGVSDADITWFNTIQTLAAAVCVPILAKLGDMFGHRRMLRIGIISVFIGVLITAFVPSYPAVLAGRLLVGPLAVWLPLEIAIIHSRIQGETGRKAIGFLVSALTGGAVLGSIVGGLFGSRLPIVIALAVPAIIVLLCVIVVFTVVPDSFERNPVRIDWLGFILLAVSMLALLFGMRLAQAEGFASLTPWACLIVGFVAVAVFVWWELRIPNPAINIRVVTSRALWPAYATSFLFGMALFGTQTITTTFLAAPGAEVGYGFGFKTSVIGLFTAGSALCAVIGAAVFANLARVITIRGVLLLAVSVAAVGNIMLAVGHTSLTVVIVSIVASGLAGGLLLGALPALVAERSPRSETGIATGLYNTLKTLGGALAGAVFAVVLSAFTAPGAAYTSAGGYVSVWIICAAGFALAALILLLVRVQGTQTMALTVQDAETEINTEGVTE from the coding sequence ATGAACGCTAACAACACCACACCGCAGCAGGGTGCCGCGGTTAAAGTCGGCGCTGTCGTCGGCTTTCTTATTTTCGTGGAGCTCACGAGTGGCTTCATCCAGGGCTACTACCTGCCCCTGTTCGGCAGCATCGCGCAGCACCTCGGTGTGAGCGACGCCGACATCACCTGGTTCAACACCATCCAGACGCTTGCGGCCGCCGTGTGCGTGCCCATTCTCGCGAAGCTCGGCGACATGTTCGGGCACCGGCGCATGCTGCGCATCGGCATCATCTCGGTGTTTATCGGCGTGCTCATTACCGCGTTCGTTCCCTCATACCCGGCGGTACTCGCGGGGCGCTTACTCGTGGGCCCGCTCGCCGTCTGGCTGCCGCTCGAAATCGCGATCATTCACAGCCGCATCCAGGGCGAGACCGGGCGTAAGGCCATCGGCTTCCTCGTCTCGGCGCTCACCGGCGGTGCGGTGCTCGGCTCGATCGTTGGCGGCCTCTTCGGAAGCCGACTGCCCATCGTGATCGCGCTCGCGGTTCCGGCCATCATCGTGCTCCTGTGCGTCATCGTCGTGTTCACCGTCGTGCCCGACTCGTTCGAACGCAACCCAGTCAGGATCGACTGGCTCGGCTTCATCCTGCTCGCCGTGAGCATGCTCGCGCTGCTGTTTGGCATGCGTCTCGCCCAGGCAGAGGGCTTTGCGAGTCTCACCCCGTGGGCCTGCCTCATCGTCGGCTTCGTCGCGGTCGCGGTGTTCGTGTGGTGGGAGCTACGCATACCGAACCCCGCCATCAACATTCGCGTCGTCACCTCGCGTGCCCTCTGGCCGGCCTACGCCACCTCGTTCCTCTTCGGTATGGCCCTCTTCGGCACCCAGACCATCACCACCACCTTCCTCGCTGCCCCCGGCGCCGAGGTGGGCTACGGCTTTGGGTTCAAAACGAGCGTCATTGGCCTCTTCACCGCCGGCTCGGCACTGTGCGCGGTGATCGGCGCGGCCGTCTTTGCGAACCTCGCACGCGTCATCACGATTCGCGGCGTGCTGCTGCTCGCGGTCTCGGTTGCCGCGGTGGGCAACATCATGCTCGCGGTGGGGCACACGAGCCTCACCGTCGTCATCGTGAGCATCGTAGCCTCGGGTCTCGCGGGCGGTCTGCTGCTCGGTGCGCTCCCGGCCCTCGTCGCCGAACGCTCACCCCGCTCTGAGACCGGCATTGCGACGGGGCTCTACAACACCCTGAAAACGCTCGGCGGCGCGCTCGCTGGCGCCGTGTTCGCCGTCGTCTTGTCGGCATTCACCGCGCCCGGCGCCGCATACACGTCGGCCGGCGGCTATGTCTCGGTGTGGATCATCTGCGCCGCGGGCTTTGCCCTCGCCGCCCTCATCTTGTTGCTCGTACGCGTGCAGGGAACCCAGACCATGGCCCTCACCGTGCAAGACGCTGAAACCGAAATCAACACCGAAGGAGTAACCGAATGA
- a CDS encoding 30S ribosomal protein bS22, with amino-acid sequence MGSVIKKRRKRMSKKKHRKLLRKTRHQRRNKK; translated from the coding sequence ATGGGTTCAGTAATTAAGAAGCGTCGCAAGCGCATGTCAAAGAAGAAGCACCGTAAGCTGCTTCGCAAGACCCGCCACCAGCGTCGTAACAAGAAGTAG
- a CDS encoding TetR/AcrR family transcriptional regulator, with translation METATKPARGRSMDAALTERILAETLEQLTRDGYAKLRIERIATAVGCGKSTIYRRWPDKGLLVAEALASHLSAPEDVNTGDVVEDLARFAHQQSGRLNDEKGARSGVWSAMFEDDVRSHLWQLNFSRRREVGRAIITRGIDTGQILEDTDPDMLLDAISGFAIYRQAFRNLPIDLEQERRIVARLCGL, from the coding sequence ATGGAGACGGCGACGAAGCCAGCACGAGGGCGCAGCATGGACGCGGCCCTCACTGAGCGCATCCTTGCGGAGACACTCGAGCAACTCACTCGTGATGGCTACGCAAAACTGCGCATCGAAAGAATCGCAACCGCTGTTGGTTGCGGTAAATCGACGATTTATCGCCGCTGGCCCGACAAGGGCTTGCTCGTCGCCGAAGCCCTCGCGAGTCACCTCAGTGCTCCTGAAGACGTCAACACCGGAGACGTCGTCGAAGACCTCGCGCGCTTTGCACACCAGCAGAGCGGTCGGCTGAACGACGAGAAGGGCGCACGCTCAGGCGTGTGGTCAGCAATGTTTGAAGACGACGTTCGCTCGCACCTGTGGCAACTGAACTTCTCACGCCGTCGCGAGGTCGGCCGGGCCATCATCACCCGCGGCATCGACACGGGCCAGATCCTGGAAGATACCGACCCCGACATGCTGCTCGACGCCATCTCAGGCTTTGCCATCTATCGGCAGGCTTTTCGAAACCTTCCCATCGACCTCGAGCAAGAACGGCGCATCGTCGCGAGGCTCTGCGGTCTCTAA